Genomic segment of Calditerricola satsumensis:
GTCCACCTTGTCGGCCACGCCCACCACGGCGCCGACGTCGGAGGCGGGCAGCCGGTCGCCGGCAAAGCGCGGCAGGTGGTGCTCGAAGACGCCCCGGGCCACCGCGTCCGGCTCGCCGGCCCGGCGGGCGTAATCCTCGCCCATGATGCCCTCCAGCTCAGGGAACTCGTACACCATCTGCGTCACCAGGTCGAACTTGCAGATCTCCGCCGTGCGGTCGACAAGCCGCTTCGTCTCCGCGTCGAGGCCGAGGGCGTCGGCGATGCGCGCGGAAAGGGTGCGCACGCGGTCCACCTTGTCGGCCAGCGTGCCCAGGTCCTCGTGGTAGACGATGGCCTTCAGCTTGGCGAGGGCATCAAGGATGGACAGCTTCTGGTCCTCCTCGTAGAAGAACCGGGCGTCGGCCAGGCGCGCCCGCAGCACTTTCTCGTTCCCCTTGCGCACCGTGTCAAGGTGCCGGTCGTCGCCGTTGCGCACGGTGACGAAGTGGGGCAGCAGCTCGCCGCGCTCGTTTTCCACCGGGAAGTAGCGCTGGTGCTCGCGCATCGCGGTGACGAGGACGTGGCGGTTGACGGCCAAGAACTCCGGATCAAAGGACCCCCACAGCACCGTCGGATACTCGACGAGGTGGGTCACTTCTTCCAGCAGCCCCTCGTCGACGGGGATGCGCCAGCCCTTCTCCGCCTCAAGGGCGCGGATCTGGTCGAGGATGCGCTGGCGCCGCTTGGCCACATCGGCGATGACGTACTGTTCCTCCAAGAGCGCCTCATAGCGCGCCGGCTCGTCAACGGTCACCTCGCGCCCCAGGAAGCGGTGCCCCTTCGTCACGTTCCCCGCCCGCACGCCGGCCACCTCAATGGGCACAACGTCGGCCCCGAACAGCGCGACAAGCCACCGGATGGGCCGCACGAAGCGCAGGTCGTGGGTTCCCCAGCGCATGCTCTTCGGGAAGGAGAGGGAGCGAATAACGTCGCCCAGTTCGGGGAGGATCTCCCGCGTTGGCGCGCCGGGATGGTGCTTGCGGGCAAAGACGTACGGGACGCCCTTCACCTCTTTGAAATACAGGTCGTCCAAGGACACGCCCTGCTTGCGGGCGAAACCTTCCGCCGCCTTCGTCCAGTTGCCGGCCTCATCGACGGCGATGTGCTTGGCCGGACCGCGCACCTCCTCGCTCACGTCCTCCTGCTTCTCGGCCACATCCTTCACCCAAACGGCCAGGCGACGCGGCGTGGCGTACGTCCGCACCTCCCCGAAGGCGATGCGCCGGTCGCGGAAGAAGGTCTGCACCTTTTCGGCCAGCTGGTTAACGGCAGCCTGCACGAAGCGGGCCGGGATCTCCTCCGTGCCGATCTCCAGCAGAACATCGCGCGTCGCCATGCGTCACTCCCCCTTCACCGGATTGCCGATGCCGACGGTTTCGTCCGACGCGGGCTGCGCCGGCTCGCCGCTTCGCTTCAGCAGCGGGAAGCCCAGCCGCTCCCGCTCGGCCAGATAGGCCTGGGCGCAGGCGCGGGCCAGGTTGCGCACGCGGGCGATGTACCCCGTCCGCTCGGTGACGCTGATCGCCC
This window contains:
- the glyS gene encoding glycine--tRNA ligase subunit beta, translated to MATRDVLLEIGTEEIPARFVQAAVNQLAEKVQTFFRDRRIAFGEVRTYATPRRLAVWVKDVAEKQEDVSEEVRGPAKHIAVDEAGNWTKAAEGFARKQGVSLDDLYFKEVKGVPYVFARKHHPGAPTREILPELGDVIRSLSFPKSMRWGTHDLRFVRPIRWLVALFGADVVPIEVAGVRAGNVTKGHRFLGREVTVDEPARYEALLEEQYVIADVAKRRQRILDQIRALEAEKGWRIPVDEGLLEEVTHLVEYPTVLWGSFDPEFLAVNRHVLVTAMREHQRYFPVENERGELLPHFVTVRNGDDRHLDTVRKGNEKVLRARLADARFFYEEDQKLSILDALAKLKAIVYHEDLGTLADKVDRVRTLSARIADALGLDAETKRLVDRTAEICKFDLVTQMVYEFPELEGIMGEDYARRAGEPDAVARGVFEHHLPRFAGDRLPASDVGAVVGVADKVDTLVGFFSLGLIPTGSQDPYALRRAASGVVHILLDRKWPLALDALLDAALGLYAEKGLGKRPADEVKADLLAFFAQRLKTVLQEGGIRYDVIDAVLGSDFADLVAAVTRAKVLEARHEEEAFRAAVEAFTRLYNLSRKAETAGEVQEALFEEDAERALYKAYLAAKEQAEKAEAAGDWAGVLDAWSALAEPIHAFFDAVLVMAPDPAVRQNRLSLIKRIADDLWRYADFSKLVLA